The Pan troglodytes isolate AG18354 chromosome 19, NHGRI_mPanTro3-v2.0_pri, whole genome shotgun sequence region CGTGGAGAAGGCAGGCTGAACGGGGGCTGCGCGGGGATTCTGTTAAAACAAAAGGCACCGGCCGGTGAGGAGAAGCATTAATAGAGCCAAGGAGAAGCCGAAAGGCAGATgcaggggcaggaggcagagaacagGCAGGCAGGGGGATGCAGCAAGGGGGTTAGGGCCACACGGAGGCGGGAGCGGAAAGGGCCAGGCTTCGGTGAGCAGCGCAGGGGGACAGTCTCCCTCcagctcttccctccccttccaccCGCAGGGGAGAGAGTCAGGGAAGGAGGGAATGAGAGATGAGGACCAAAGGGTGAGGAGCCCAGATTTGCTGAGGGCCTACTGTGCACTTCGCTCATCTCAGGGAGCTCCCTCGAATGCCAAAAGGGTAACAGCAGCTCCCATCCAGCTGCCGGTGCCCTGTGGGAATGTGGGCCCAGCATACCCTAATCTTCCCATTTTTCACGTGGTATTGGTATCTCCTGAccttctttagttttatttattttattttattttattattcaaacaaaaagattttagagatggggtcttgctttgttgctcaggcagaactctaattcctgggctcaagcgattctcctgcctcagcctcttgagtaaccaGGATTGCAGACCtccaccaccatacctgggtcTCCTGACCTTTTAGATGTTGGCAACGCATTCaaagtttttaaaacacagaGGTCAAACAGACCCTGGTGTGGGCCCAGGGGCGCCATTGTGTGACCTCTGATTATCTATCTCCTCAATGAATCACACAACCACCCATGGGGGGCAGGCAATGACCATGCTCATTCTACAGATGacgaaactgaggctgagagaggcaaAGTTGCTTGTCTAAGATCCCACAGATGacgaatggcagagctgggaattTGAACTGGATTCAGTTTGGTTCTTGAGCCTGGGCTCTTTCTGGAACAATATGCCCTCCTTACCAGGATGGAAATTGACGGATGAAGAGAAAGGGGCAGCTGAGGagtctgggagaccaaggcaggtgttcCAGACAGAGACAGTGACATAGAAGGAGGGACAGAGTGACAGAGGAGAAGGGGCGGGCAGGTACTGGgacagggaagcagaggttgtccCCAGAGTGACCTGGGTAGGAGACTGGCTCGGGTCCACCCAGCTGGGCCTAGGCACAGCTACACGGGGCCCTGCATCCCAGCCCCTGGGACCGGTGCCAGGTGGACAGTCTGACCTGGAAGCTGATGTAGGACAGCTGCACAGAGCCATTGACGGAGATGGTGTCCACACGGTGGAAGGGCACGCGGTGGAAGTACTGCACGAAGAGGCTCCCGTTCACCATCACCTGCCAGAGGAGAGCACGTGTTCTGGGGGAGGCGTCCCAGGCCGGGATGGGGACCACCCCTGAGCTCCTGGACCCTCTTTCTAGAAAATGAAGACCTGAGTCTGGTCTTCAGTGTGGGGCCAGTTACAGGGACGTGTGTGTGGCCCGAAGTGCATCAACCGGAGTATCTACTGGGCTCCAGTCGGGCTTTCCATTCTTCTGGTTGTTTCCTGCCCCTTTCTTCTCACTCCTCGATTTCCAGCCTGGTTAGGAGGCCATATTGTTCCAGAAAGAGCCCATGCTCAGGAAGCGAACTGAATTTCCTggggtttcatttatttattatttatttttccttcaactttttttttttttttttgagatagagtgtcactctgtcagccaggctgcagtgcagtggttcaagcgattctcctgcctcagcctcccgagtagctgggattacaggcatccaccaccacaccaagctaatgtttgtatttttagtagagacgggatttcaccatgttggccaggcaggtcttgaactcctgacctcaagcgatctgtcctcctcaccctcccaaagtgcttggattataagggtgagccgccgtgcccagccccttcaacttttattttaagttccagggtatgAGTATAGGATCTGCAGGTTTGTTAactaggtaaatgtgtgccacggtgttttgctgcacagatcaacccttCACCTTGGTAtcaagcccagcatccattagctaatcttcctgatgctctccgtCCCTgaccaggccccagtgtgtgttgtttccccccttgtgtccatgtgttctcatcgttcagctcctacttataagtgagaatatgcggtgtttggttttctgctcctgcaacggcttccagctccatccatgttcctgtaaaggacatgatctcattcctttttaggaCTGCAGGGGTATTATTTAAATATGCATAAAATGCTCACGGGGAGCAGAGGAGAGGTGACATCGTGTTGCATACTGAATGGATGGGAACATCCTTATCTCAGATAAGCATATTCAGACTGACTTACCCACCGGCTTCTCAAGCCCAGAGACCTACTGTGCTTGCAAAGGTAATTTGCAATGTGCTTACAGAACTATAACCGTAATAGACTCTGGATAAAGGCTGGAACAATGTCGCCGAAAAATAAATGTTACCAGGGACCTGGAGAGGAGGTATGGTGATAGCAGAGGAATGGAATGAGCTTGGAATTCAAAGACACACAACACCTAACAGCAACGTGATGACTCCTCTAGTTCTTATTTTCAGAGTAAAAGAAGCAGGAGGCGCACCTGTAGATTCAGGTGAAGGTGCGTAAGGAGACTACACAGCCATGGGTAACACCCTTACAAGGAAATGGTCATGTTATCTGTATGGTGGTGTCACTCTGGCTGAATGTCAATTACAGTGGTTACTTAAAAGGCCATTCACATTCACCTGATAGGGCTGGGAGTCCTGTGGgcgagaggtggggaggggattCCTGCTCACCTTGAAATCTGAGCTCTGCACCAGGAAGCAGAGGTCAAAGGGCATCCCCTTCTGGAAGGGCATGTGCATCTTCCTCTCCTCGGGCCCCCATCTTCCTTTCTGCCTCGTGTTGCACACCACATACCCTCCGTCTTCAAACCGAGGGTTGAAGTGGAAGGCAATGTCGTTTCCACTGAAGCCCGTCTGAAAGTCCACAGCAAACCTAGGCCCAGGAAAAGCAAATAGTCTTCTGTGGCATGGATTATTGCCAATGACAGGCACAGGAGGGCCTCGGTGCCTCTGCCCTGTGTTTGTCTGGGATCTTGCATACAACTTGCGTGGCAGAGACTGCTTGGTTGGCATCCTTTTTGTTTCTCTAATTTGGATCCAATGTGTTTTTGTGCAATTATTGCATTTTGCCTTTACAGCACGATTTTCTAAACATAAGTAGAAAATGGCTAAGGGAAAGTGCTGGCATTAGCAAACAAGAAGCATAGGTCCTGGAAAGTGATTACCAGTTGGTAACAAAGATGGAAGTTGTTAAGCACACCTAGAAGAGAGAGCCTTCTGTGCCAGTGGACACTTGTTGGAGGCCAGCACATGCCTGATTAAGTGTGAAAGAAGAGAACAAATGTAAAGAGCATGTGAAAtcggggccaggcgcagtgcctcacgcctgtaatcacagcactttgggacgccaaggtgggtggatcacttgagcccaggagttgaagaccagcctgagcaacagagcgagatctcatctctacttaaaaaaaaagatatatatatatttaattagctggacatcatgatgcatgtctatagtcccagctgctctgggggatgagatgggaggatcccttgagcccaggaagtcgaggctgcagtgagctatgatcgtaccactgcactccaggctgggtgaaagAAAAaagtccctgtctctaaagaaaaaaataaattaattaaatgaataaatggagaagATTGCATTTGAAATATCActgcatgtatttttttcctttggagtccTTCAGCTTCATTCCTGTGGCCCTTTGGAAATTCCTGCCCCAAggaagggagagacagaaagCTCCTGAGAGGAGAGGGCCCTCTGAGGTAGGATCTGTCTCTGTGCAACAGGATGGGAGTGGGAAGCCCTCCTggtgctgggaggtgggggaaacggagggagagggaaagaggaaggggtgGAAGATCAGAGGCATGGTTCTGATTCCCCCGGTTGGAGGATTCAGGGGGATCAGGGCCTCCCTGCCCTTGGCATCTCCTGGGGGCACTGCAGGCTCTCACAGAAGTCCGACAGCAGGATGGCAATGGTGGAGGAGGTCATCAAGAATCTAGGTGGCCGAGCTGAGGTTGAGCTGGGATCTACGAGGCCCAGAAGGTCTTAAGAGAGGTCCGCTGGGACTGAGGCAGAGAGGCTTCCGAGAGAGAGCCGTGAGTCCAGAGGCTCTTCTGTGGGCCCCGCAGACTTCAGCAGGCAGCCACCCGTGGTCCCTCACTAAACCAGGAGAGAGCTGCACACCTCTGTGCCACCCAGTCAGGGTGCCTCGGCAGGGGTCAGCCAGGCCTGCGTGAGGGTCGGGGGCCCTCCCAGCCACTGACAAGCCACGTGAGCTCCTCTCTGTTCCCAGACAGCCCAccttgggagggaggaaggggtgggAAACAGCCCTGATACAATGTTAGTATTTTGAATTGACTTAGTAGTTTCCAGAAAAGGCCTTGAAACCGAAAGAGACCAAATTACTTCGGATGTcaattttcagtattttcatGTCAGCAGAAGGAGAGCTTCAGAGTGGATGAGAGCAGTTAGGGAAATGGAGGAAGTTTGATTTTTGCAACTCTCAGTCACAGTGTGCAAGGTTCAGCCCAGAACATAATCATCCAACTCTGACCATCCCACTCCCTCCTTAGGCCCCATTCATTCTGGAGTCCCCATTCAGCTCCCAGGGCCCCATTCATCCTGGAGTCCAGGTTAATGGCATCCCTGGGTGCAGGTTGTGCCTGTGGAGTGCTGTCCTGTGGCATGGGTTAGGGATGCATTGGGTCTCCCCTGAGCCAGGCACGTGAGCTTGGATGTTGTTGTTTGAACTAACCGAGGCTCACAGGCACAGTGGTTTACTAAGGGACGAGGCTGGAGTGAAACGTTTCCATCCATATACACACACCTGGTTCCACTGGAGCTGAGAACGGCCCCATTGACAGTGATCTGAAATCCGTCCTGGAGACCCCCTTGGATAGTCCCAGAAAAGGGGACGGCCTGCAGGGAGAAGACATGGGGCCTCAGTCAGGTGGCCAGCCTCCTGTTTGCTCCCCTCCAGGGCTAGTCGGTGGCTGGCCTGGGTGTGACCGCACCATGCGAGGGGCTAGGGTGCAGCTGTGACCAGGACAGAAGGAGTCTCAGCCCCACGGGTCTTAGGGTCCTGTGTGGAGGCAGACACAAATCCAATTAGTTACTGAGACAGTCTAAGCTTGTGATAAGGAGAATCCTGGCCCTGAGAGGACGCGACAGGGAGCTGAGCTTGTGTGAGAGTCTGAGAGGCAGCGGAGGCCACACCAGGAACGCTCCAGGCGGAAGGCCTTCCTTCCAGGCAGGGAAGTAGCAGGCAGACGCCCTGGGCTGGTAAGGAACTAGGTAGCAATGGGGCTGCTGGACCCCATGCCAAGCTCCCAGCAAAGTGCCCAGCACCCTGGCTGGGGACTCAGGAGGCCCAAGGGAACAAAGGGACCCATCAAGGGTCTGCAGGTTCCACCGAGAGGGTCACCAGAGAGGGTCAAGAAGAAGGCATGCacctctccccaccaccaccatataACAATGGCCACCGTGACCTTTGCCCTCCTGACCACCTTCAGCAGAGTCTCTTCCCAGATGCCCTCTGCAGCCCCCAGCCCTAGCGTAGTTTCCCCACTCTTCCCAGGCCCCATGGGCAACCACTTTGTCAAATTCTCTCTTCCGCGCCTCTTTAAAGGAGCTATGGGCATGCATCGTTTTGGAGTCAGGCCGACTCCAGGTCTGAATCCTAACTCTGCTGCTCCTGACCTGAGTGGCCTTGGGAAGCCTATTTCACCTCTCTttgcctgagtttcctcatctgtaaaataggaaggTGTTTCTCCTACTGCATATGAGTGATGATTTTGTGAGAAAAAGCCTGTGGTAGAGGAGACTGGCACATAGGAGATGCTTTACTACTGTCACCCACcccccaccttggtctctctGAGCAAAATTCACAAACCGGTACTTCCAATTTTCAAAGTTTATTCCGAAATGCCTCATATCCGGTGTGGTTCTATAACCTGCATTAAAGCACAGTTCTATCTCATGGCTGATTTTCACATTCTTCAAGTTTTTAATGTCTTCTCTAATATCTCCTTTAGGTCAATTTCCTACACAAATTAAATGCCTAAAGAAGCCAGGCAGGTGATGTGTATGAGTCAGATGGCCAGgtagggagtggtggggactgtggcaaAGTAGACGTCACACCCCTAATCTAAAAAGTCAACATCTACTCAGCACTAACCAGTGATTACCGTCTGGGCTTAGTATTGGCAGAACTTCCAAATTTTTAAGATGAGACAgaaacctgaattttttttttttaaactttctaattTCTTGGGGGAAATTTTTTGTCAAAAAGGATTATGTAAAAGTTCCTGACTGGGCCCAGTGgcttacatctataatcccagcattttgggaggctgaggtaaaacaatcacttgagcccaggagttttaggccagcctgggcaacatagtgggacccccatctctacaaaaaataaaaaaaattggccagatgtggt contains the following coding sequences:
- the LOC129137601 gene encoding galectin-9B isoform X8, with translation MAFSGSQAPYLSPAVPFSGTIQGGLQDGFQITVNGAVLSSSGTRFAVDFQTGFSGNDIAFHFNPRFEDGGYVVCNTRQKGRWGPEERKMHMPFQKGMPFDLCFLVQSSDFKVMVNGSLFVQYFHRVPFHRVDTISVNGSVQLSYISFQPPSVRPANPAPITQTVIHTVQSASGQMFSTPAILPMMYPHPAYPMPFITAIPGGLYPSKSIILSGTVLPSAQRCGSCVKLTASRWPWMVSTCLNTTIA